DNA sequence from the Anguilla anguilla isolate fAngAng1 chromosome 4, fAngAng1.pri, whole genome shotgun sequence genome:
acaaacacacacacacatgcacacatgcacatacacacacttcactGGACCAACAGCACTGGCCTGGTGGAAAAAACATGCCCTGATTGTTCATGTCCTGTAGCCTGTAGCTGAAGTTGCAAGTATAAGTAGAAGGCAGTTTTGTCTGAAAACGTACTCCTCTCTTACCTGGTTTGCTCTCTAAATTCCCTTTGAAAATGACGTGGTCTTTTGGTTAATTATGAGTACATCAGACCAACCGTTCCTATTTACAGAAATGAACTGCgcaaaatattacaatattacacatctgttgggtttttttatgaatattgttTGCTGAGATGTGTGAACACGTCCAGGATGAGAACCTTGGCATGCGTATGAATATGTACATGGCATTACTAAATATTATCCAGCTCTCTCCTTCTTTTATCTACTAATGTTCCAATTCTGCCACAAAGACTgagaaaacataatttaataaatatgactACTCTATAAGCTTAATTAATCCCAATATCTTCTGCATCAATATTTCTTAATTTGTCTAATTCATATCAATTTAAAGACTGATTTAAATGGCTAGCATTTTTTAACTGCAATAAAAGCTCTTTGCTGataattaatatataattaagGCAGCCCTTTCTGAAGTCAGTGGGTTATTCAGAAATGAACAGGCAAGCAAACATGTGGCACTATAGAATGTTGATGAGAGGTTACAATTCAGTaaaactttgcaaaaagaataattatgtaaatgccatgtatatttaattattttcttttgaaagggGCTTATTATTGGTCCTAATTCCTGAAAAAAGGAATTGCATTGAACTCATGTGTGGTTTAAGCCACTCTGAGCCTCACAGCACAACTGGTGGGCTTCCTATATACAGGATATAGTATATGCTGTCTGATTGATTATGctgtctgattgattgattgaaattgaATGCCGTGAATCAAGCACTGGCTGGTTTGCCCATCTAAGCATTGTTACAAAATCAAGCATTGCTACCCctgcacataaaaataaagccaaTTAATATGTAGCTAGTGTGATCCTGGCCAAATGAAGTGCATCCCTTGTTTGGGCAACAGCTTGTAAAAGGATCCGGTTATATCCTGGATATCACACTCAGAAAGTTGCATGCACTGGTCCCCATGTACAGTGGATGAGGCACTTTGAACATGCGAAAAACAGGCAATcgcatcccatcccatcccaaaGTCTTGTGTTAATTATGaacaacgcccccccccccccccccccccccccccccccccccccccccccccccccccccccccccccccccccccctaaaagtTTAATTTCGCTTGAAGTGATGCGGACGCAGCCTGTTTTCACTCCAGCAGCGTCCTCTGGCTGAGGCGATAACAGCACACGCAGGTGCGTGAGTGGATAAGGTCTCAGTCTGAAATAAGTGCAAAAGGGCTGACAGGCTGAAGAGAAGCCCACAGCAGGGCAAAACACCCCAGAAATTTCTGATTCGGTCTCCGCGCTCAAAAAAAGGTTAATTGCTGAAAAGGTCTTGTGCGCAGGATAAAGATATgatgaatgttatttttagCAAGGTGTGTGGCGAGGCGTGAACACCCATACTCCGTGTGTATGACGCTAAGGTACCCTTCAAAATTATCACGTCATTAATCATTTTCAAGTTAAGCACAGAAGGCTGTTAAAAATAACTAATACAGGTAATGGCCTGTACAGTATGCTCAAAGAATGGAGAATTACAAATCTTTTATCCCTTGAAATTCCAACATACATAGTATAAGATATTTAGTATTAAAAATAAGGTATGATAAGATATAAAGGTTTTTGATATTAGGTTAAGAAGAATTTAGAATTAAGAAGTTTAAAATTACTGGAACAGTGGTAAGACTGTGTGGGGGGAGATGCAAGTGCACATGGGGTTACCAAGTCTccaaaattttaattatatttacacCATAAGTGCTCGTAAGTACCAGGATATTtctggcatatatatatatattctggcAATCACAACCTGGCCGCAAGTGGATCTTCTAGCAGGACTATCACTGTAAGTACACATCAGAATCTACAAAAAATTGACCACAAAATCAACCATTTGCCATGTTAATCTCAGTGTGGACATGAACCCCAATGAAAACCTGTTAAGAGAGCAGTGGTCTAAGATCCCTCCCAATGTGTTCTCCAATCTTAAGAGTGCCATTATCCTTCCAATGGGAAGTTCTGATACACCtaattgttcagtgtgtgtgtgtgtgtgtgtgtgtgtgcgtgtgcgtgtaatgaaacaaaattatacaACTAGAGTTCTTGCGCATTACACCAATGCATGCAGAGATGATCAGGATAAATGGACAAGGCTCTACTGCTTGTTTCAATAAAATGATCTACGAAATGCACTGTCATATGTAAGATGTGAGAATGGTGTTCAAACACTGCAATTTAAAGAGTGTCTTCATTCACATAGCATTATTGTGTTttggtgaaagaaagaaaattaagaaaacacaaatgcatatgaAAACAGGAAAGGATATGACATCTGTTTTATATCTTTCAGGAAACTAGCTTTAAGATATCACCCAGACAAGAATCCAGAAAACCCTGATGCCACAGACAAATTCAAAGAGATAAACAACGCTCATGCCACACTGTCGGACGTGaccaaaagaaacatttacGACAAGTACGGCTCCCTCGGTCTCTACGTCTcgcagcagtttggggaagagaATGTCAACACATACTTCATGCTGTCCAGCTGGTGGGCTAAGGTAGCTCTTCTGCACCGATACATCTTCGAGGATTTTCAGAATACCGGATGCAATCTATTTAGAATGATATTCTTTGTTACCTGAAATACTCAAAGACAGGGAAAAAGCCAAAGAAATGACACCCAAAGGCAGTTTTGAGCGTTTTTACGACTAATACAGCCTTACAATTGTGGAGGTGCTGTGCAGCTGCCTTGTGAGCATTGTGTGGCATGTCATTGTGTAGCATGTCACTTGTCTCTTCAATTGACATGCCAATTGAAGAGACATTCCTCAATGTACActtcaaaaatgcacaaatttttaaaatgttttgtggaaAAAGACAAGTCTGCAATTCTGTGCACTCGTCTAGTGTAATTGTCAATATGGGCGATTAAGAAGATCATCTGAAGACATTAAAAACCTTAATTAAATGTCCTAAAATCTCCTGATCATtcccaaaaatgtattaatatgtgGTTGGTTCCATATTCACTTTATTGCCACTAACTAGCCTTACAGTAGTTAAatacactgcaatatattgtttGAGCAGTggcaatgtatttttaaaagataccaagtacttttaaaagaaatagaGTACTATAGAATACTTCAAAATCTGACAGTATAAATAATTGCTATATTTGCCCATTATATAGTTTTGGAACATACTGACCACATACTGACCACAtgtttacatgtatgtgtgtgtgtgtgtatacctgtgtgcacgcctgtgtgggtgtgtgtgtgtgcgtacatgcctacatatgtgtgtgggtgtgtgtgtgtgcacatgtgtgtgcacatgtgcgcgtgcttgcatgtgtgcgtacatgtgtgcatgcatgtatgcctgtgtgcgtacgtgcctgcatatgtgtgtatgtgtgtgtgtgtgtgtgtgtgtgtgtgtgtgtgtgtgcgcacacgcatgTCTGTTGTTCGCTCCCAGGCCCTCTTTGGCATCTGCGGCATACTGACGGGCTGCTACTTctgctgctgcctgtgctgctgctgcaactGCTGCTGTGGGAAGTGTAAGCCCCACCCGCCGGGCGAGGAGGACCCAGAGTACTTTGAGTCTCCTGAGGACCTGGAGGAGCAGATCCGCACTGACATGGAGAGAGGTGAGCACATGACCCGCGCCCGCATCCGCTtctgagaaacacacagagagcctgAAAAAGTGGCACTCTCGCACACCTTCTTTTCACCGGTAACCGCGGCAAACCCCACTTGCCTCAGCCAGCACCAGTCCTATCTGTTCATGTCTACTTTTAGGCACCAAAGACAGCACTGACGGCAGACAGGCTGAGTGGCTGATGCTTTCCCTTTGCGAGCTGCGCAAAAGCCATTTTTCATGTTCTGTGCAGCTTGTTCACCCTATGAGACAGAAATAACTCTGAAAACactaagacttttttttttggattgatGGATTCCCAAGTAGTCAGTTAGGGAATAGGCATGTACGCATTTGTCAGTTCAGTCAGCTGCCTACCTCATAACGAGACATTTTTGTGAAACAAGGATCGCAAATAGAACAGAAGAATTGACTTAAAAGATTGAAAATGTACCCAGTCTTACCACACTCTTTGAACAAAAGTCATCTTTTGGTCTTATCCAAAGTCTTATCCACAACCAATAAGACTT
Encoded proteins:
- the dnajc5b gene encoding dnaJ homolog subfamily C member 5; the encoded protein is MSEQRQRTLSTSGEALYQVLGLDKSCTHEDIKKSYRKLALRYHPDKNPENPDATDKFKEINNAHATLSDVTKRNIYDKYGSLGLYVSQQFGEENVNTYFMLSSWWAKALFGICGILTGCYFCCCLCCCCNCCCGKCKPHPPGEEDPEYFESPEDLEEQIRTDMERDGDTPIVLQPTNASEKTQLIGDGHRTYT